tttaatgcaaaaatagTTTTTTATGATATAGTGCATGTACATTTAGGCAGTGTTTATAAAATAGAAGTGATCAGTTATACACATAGAAATCTAGCATGtcacacaaaagaataaatattttgacaAAGTAATATTTTCTAATTGCCTCATGTTTTGACCTGTCAAGAGAAATGATCCGAGTTGCCATCAGGGGACTGATTTAGGAGAAATGCAATCCCTTTGTAAGGAAGAACTGACTTGGAAAGCTCTGAAGCTGGCATAAGAAAGCCAACTTTAAGATTAAGGAATCTTTGGCCCTAAATTTCTCCGCTGTTCATTGGATGGTTACTTTTGAGGAGAAATTAACCCGTCACAAATGTTTCTGATTAGAGACAAATTTAAGAAGTGTTACTCATCCTCTATAAACCAAAACAGTATGAACTCAACTTCAGATGTTTTTCTTGGTTTGTGTATCACTGATAGAAAATAacctttcaaaaaagaaaagtaagtacAGAGTATTCATGAAAGTTAGTTATTATTTAACCATTGAGGCATTGTAAATTGCTATCATCTTCGGGATCAGTGATGCTGTATGATTTTGTTCACTTAACAAAACCATATTTTCCCCCATggttggtttggcttagtggatagagcattgacctgcccactgaagggtccccagttcaatactggtcaagggcacatgccctgtttgtgggcttgattcctagtagggggtgtgcaggaggcagccaatcaatgattctatctcatcattgatgtttctatttctcactcccactctgaaatcagtaaaaatatattaaagataacgaacaaaacaaaacaaaaaacacacatctttttcaaaatatgtggTCTACCAGaccaaatatttatatatgagTTATATTTGAGGGACTTTTGTCAGACAACCCACCCATTTGAGTGAGCACTTATCTCCATGAAAGATGGAtgtcaaaaaacaaataaagatgaAAACCCTTAAAGATATTTGCCATGTCAAAATGCTATCTcattatgaacattttattttcgGTTAGAATAGAGTTAATGTGGTTTAAGCTCTTTCtagactatattttaaaataaggaaacttCTTATACTGCATTTGGGTGAGATAAAGTACTTTCAACTGCTTCTTAGTTTCTTTCAATTATAATATTTgccttataaaataatatatctcATTCCATATTTTTCCTTCAAATGTTTAGGGCTGATATTTTGATGTGCTCATGGACTTGTTACCTCAACATGTCCTTTCTTCTCCAATATTCTTTGACCCAGTGACTCTAAAGTGTTTGTATATAGAAACAGATGAATAGCCCAGACATCAATAAGGAAAGAGTTCTAAAAAGAGTTAACAACATAGTCATGTTGCTGAAGGCAATAAGTGAGGAGGGTATGTGGTCCTCATACTGTATTTGTGTAAATACTGTATTTTTGAATTGCTTGAGTCCAAAATATGGACGCCTCTACACTTGTCTCATTTATTTAGCgctctcttctttttcaaaatgtgtcCTATAGGCATAGAACCACAGAATCAAACACGTGGCTCAGAATTCTTCCTCCTGGGACTCTCAGATGATCCAGAACTACAGCCTCTTCTGTTTGGGCTGTTCCTGTCCATGTACCTGGTGACCATGCTCGGGAACCTACTCATGATCCTGGCTGTCATGtctgactcccacctccacacacctatgtacttcttcctttccaatttgtccTTGGCTGACATCAGTTTCAGCACCACGACAGTTCCCAAGATGCTGCTGAACCTCCAGACACACAGCAAATCCATCACCTATGCAGGCTGCCTAACTCAGgttacctttatttttctttttggatgTTTAGAAAGTCTACTCCTGGCTGTGCTGGCATATGATCGGTTGGTGGCCATTTGTCAGCCCCTACACTACCTGGTCATCATGAGCCCCCGCCTCTGTGGCTTGTTGGTCCTGTTGTCATATTTCTTCAGCCTTTTGGTCTCCCAGCTGCACTACTTGATGGTGTCACAACTTAGCTTCTGTGCAGATGTGGAAATCCCTCATTTCTTTTGTGACCCTTCTCAACTGTTCAACCTTGCCTGTTCTGACACCTCCACCAATGACATATTGATCTACTTTATTGGAGCCATCTTTGGTGGTGTCCCACCCTCAGGGATCCTTTTCTCTTACTATAGAATTGTGTCCTCCATTCTGAGAATCCCATCAGCAGGTTCAAAATATAAAGCCTTCTCCACCTGCGGCTCTCACTTGTCAgttgtttgcttattttatggAACAGGCCTTGGTGTGTACCTCAGTTCCGCTGTGTCATCTTCCCCAAGGAAGGATGCGGTGGCCTCAGTGATGTACACTGTGGTcacccccatgctgaaccccttcatctacagcctgaggaacagaGACATCAAGAGGGCCCTAGGGAGGATGATCAGAAGAATAGTCTGATCCCTACACCTGTGCTATCATTTTTGGTTTATAGACAGGAAAAAGGAGCAAAATCAAACATGTGCAACCTGATATTCTGAATCTGCAGTCACACAATTCATAGGTATCTATATAGCTTCCTGCTTTCTGCTCACACAATTTTCCCTCTTAGAACAGCTATAATGGAATTGAGAGATTATTTTGGACTCCCAAATTATGTGATAACCCCTTCTGGATTATACATCATATTTCAGTCTACCCCTCTTACTTTACTTATGCATTAAGCAGGATTCTTGGTCATGAGCAgtcttgtttttattctttttaaaaaatatatattttattgattttatacagaaaggaagggagagagatagacagccagaaacaccgatgagagagaaacatcgatcagctgcctcttgcacatctcccactggggatgtgcccgcaaccaaggtacatgcccttgaccggaatcgaacctgggacccttcagtccgcaggctgacgctttatccactgagtcaaaccggtttcggcatccattcttaaaaacaaatgatagctctctctttgttgttatttattctttttgtacTTTCCCCATGATTCTTCtctatttatccattttttttctgattcatgACCTTGGCCatatttctgataaaataggttaCCATTCAATGTTGTATGCATGCAAGGGTATTTTGAACTTTTAATGGATGGTATTAATACTGAGTTTGAATAAGTAGCTACCAACTGGGACTTTCTTAGGATAATTGGATGTATGATTCCCAATTATCCAGATAATTTTTTCCATTCTATGTAACATCTTCTCCATCAATTACATAGTCCAAGatgaaaggacaaatactgtataattccacttatatgaggcacCTAAagaagtcaaattcatagagacataCTGTAGAATTTTGATTGCCAAAGGCTGGGGGAAGAGGCAATAGAGAGTTAGTGTTTAATTGGGAAATAAAGACTTTTACTTTGCAAGGTGaataaaaaaagttctggagTTGCATgttggtgatggtttcacagcactgtgaatgtacttaactaTTGAACTcaacacttaaaatggttaaaatgggcAGTAGCTGggtttactcagtggatagaacatcagcctgaaGACCAAAGTTTCCCAGTTCGATTCTCGTCATCAGAttgtagcttggttgcaggcccctccctggcctgtggccctggtcagggctggtgcagtaggcaatcaattgatgtgtttctctctgtctttccctctctctaccactaaaagatcaatggaaaaatatcctctggcgaggattaacaacaacaacaacaacaaaaatgcttaagatggtaaatttatgttatgttattttaccacaataaaaagaaaagatatccTTTTAGTTATGAGGGACATGTCCCACGTGTTTGGTGTACCACTTAGCCCTCAGCATCAGCCCCCATAGGGACCGGCCTCAGCTGCAGAGAGCCACGGTAACCAAGGTCATGCCTTCTTCTGAAGCATCTCACATGCCATGACATTTGGCATCTGGTCACCAATTCCAGCCAACTCTAAGGTATCATCCTCAACCCAGACCTTCCTGGTGATTTTAGGAGGCCTTTGAGGGGCTTCAACTTGGCTTGACTTCATCCACTGCCCTTCCTTGTTACAAAGAGTTTGCATAAGCACAGCGTGTGAGGGAACAGTCCCTGCAAGACTGTTTTGACTTAAGACACCAGCCACAAGTTCAGAAGTCCCCAAGGCCACCCTCACTTCAGACCAGTGAGCCACAAACTCAGGGTCTCCCTCACATTCAATAATTTGCTCAAATGACTCAGAATGAGGGCATTTCCTCAGGTTGAAGAATCACCAGCGTGAGTCACAGAACTTAGGACAGTGCTGTATGTATAGTTATAGTTTGATTAcagtagagaaagataaatatcacatgatttccctcatttgtggaatataatgaacaacagaaactgatgaacaaaaacagatccagagacagtgaagcattgatcagactgtcaa
The sequence above is a segment of the Myotis daubentonii chromosome 5, mMyoDau2.1, whole genome shotgun sequence genome. Coding sequences within it:
- the LOC132234188 gene encoding olfactory receptor 7E178-like, yielding MCPIGIEPQNQTRGSEFFLLGLSDDPELQPLLFGLFLSMYLVTMLGNLLMILAVMSDSHLHTPMYFFLSNLSLADISFSTTTVPKMLLNLQTHSKSITYAGCLTQVTFIFLFGCLESLLLAVLAYDRLVAICQPLHYLVIMSPRLCGLLVLLSYFFSLLVSQLHYLMVSQLSFCADVEIPHFFCDPSQLFNLACSDTSTNDILIYFIGAIFGGVPPSGILFSYYRIVSSILRIPSAGSKYKAFSTCGSHLSVVCLFYGTGLGVYLSSAVSSSPRKDAVASVMYTVVTPMLNPFIYSLRNRDIKRALGRMIRRIV